A region of Asterias amurensis chromosome 22, ASM3211899v1 DNA encodes the following proteins:
- the LOC139953826 gene encoding monocarboxylate transporter 12-like, translating into MSFANILTKVEIARRFEHNYATANGIAQTGNPLGLILVAPLIKLCLDTYGWRGAFLVLGGLNLNLVVCGALLGKPSIETNRESFKSVPSCEEGTTTKSSTLRNALVILKSRFGISVCLRLTFWIPAVLFICNTVVDAFWSIYYVNHVEVKGFTSDDAVVFITAAGVAKLFSKIGFGILVDRGILKLRPALAIVIIVPMICLIIDPWMDSYWLLLINVVIFAAFSSALASLNDVYTRELIGRDLIACAFSWMGLAIGVITFCSGFLPGWILEQTGSYDLAFVVTGCLYIPPLVALCIESFLLQRNT; encoded by the exons ATGAGCTTCGCAAATATTCTGACAAAAGTTGAAATAGCACGTCGTTTCGAGCATAACTACGCAACAGCTAATGGAATCGCACAAACAGGAAACCCACTTGGACTGATCTTAGTCGCTCCTTTAATCAAACTATGTCTTGATACATACGGATGGAGGGGTGCATTTCTTGTGTTAGGAGGACTGAACCTGAATCTTGTCGTATGTGGCGCCCTTTTAGGTAAACCATCAATTGAGACGAATCGAGAATCTTTCAAGTCTGTTCCTTCTTGCGAGGAGGGCACCACCACGAAGAGTAGTACTTTAAGAAACGCTTTGGTGATTCTAAAAAGTCGATTCGGCATCTCTGTTTGTCTGCGTCTTACCTTCTGGATCCCagctgttttgtttatttgtaacaCTGTAGTGGACGCTTTCTGGAGTATTTACTACGTCAACCACGTGGAAGTTAAAGGTTTCACCTCAGATGACGCAGTGGTCTTCATCACAGCTGCTGGTGTGGCCAAACTATTCTCAAAAATTGGTTTTGGAATTCTGGTCGATAGAGGGATTTTGAAGCTGAGACCAGCACTCGCTATTGTTATAATAGTGCCTATGATTTGTTTGATCATTGATCCATGGATGGACTCCTATTGGCTGTTGCTAATTAATGTCGTCATCTTTGCAGCCTTCTCTAGTGCCCTGGCGTCTTTGAACGATGTTTACACGAGGGAGTTAATTGGAAGGGACCTGATTGCTTGTGCATTTAGTTGGATGGGTTTGGCAATCGGTGTTATAACCTTCTGCAGCGGATTTTTACCAG GTTGGATACTCGAGCAGACTGGGAGCTATGACTTAGCATTCGTCGTCACAGGATGTCTTTATATTCCACCGTTGGTGGCACTCTGTATAGAAAGTTTTCTTCTACAAAGAAACACTTGA